The genomic interval CGCCCGAAACTTTGCTGTATACAGGCTGAAAAGCAATTTTTACTTTGTCTTTAATAATATAAGCCTGGCCTTCTGCGGCAATTTTTTTGGTCAGTTCCTTACTGCCCTCAGCCGTATTCCAGCGACGTACAAACCGCGTATTGGAAACACGGAATTTGCCCGATTCCCCCATTTTGGAAAGAAACCCAATGAGATCAACAAATTCCTGCTGGTCCAGGCCGGCAGTCAGTCCGGGAGGCATTAGTGAGCCGGGTACTTTTTCCATTAATTCAACCTGGCTTTTGGCAATAGACACTTCCTTGCCCGTTACATCACGAATGACAATATCTGACGCACCGTCGCTGGCCAGATAACCCATCATTTCAGAGCCGTCTTTTTTTACAACACGTTTCAGGTCATATCCTTCTTTGATAGACGCACTTGGATAAAGAATAGAACGAATAATGGTTTCAGCCGGTGAACTTGTTCCTAAACTGCTCAGATCCGGGCCAATACGGCCACCTGCACCACCAATGGCGTGACAGGTCGTACAGCTTACATCGGCTCTGCGGAAGATCAGTTCACCTTTTTCCGGATCGGCTTTTTCGCTTACCATTTTAGCCAGGCCGGCAATTTGATTGTCATTGAGTTCCTGAGGCATTTTCTGAACTGGCAATGTACCGCCAGAAGCTTCCAGTGCGTTATTCAGTGCAATAATTTCATCAATTCTCTGACGGGTCCAGCCTGCACGGCTTCTTACGAGCTGTCGTCCGGTTTTGGCAGCTGCTTCCGGGATTTTTTTAGCTGCTATCGCTTCAGCCAAAACAGCCGCTGCCGGATTGCTTGGAATAAAGGCCATAAAAATTTCAGACATGTCCGTCTCCGGTAATGTTCTCATCAGGTCTGTACCGATTCGGGCAGCTTCGGCAGGATTTATGGCTGCAAGCTGGGCAGTGGCAATGATGCGGACTTCCGGGGTATTTTTCGGGCCCGATAAGTCTGTCAGCAGCTTTGTGGCTTTGTCTTTATCAATGGAAACCAACGCGCCCAATGCAGCTTTCTTCGTATTTAAAGTTCCTGTCTGAACCAGCCCTGTAATTCTGTCCTGTAATTGTTCCAGTTGCCATAATCCAGCCAGCCGGATAGCACTCAAACTGATGGCTTCATCATCATTTCCAATAAAATCGGCAATGCGTTCGGGATTTTTGTCTGGTTTCACTTTCCTCTGGCGTGCTGCGTCTTCCAGTGCAGCCAGTTGAGCAACTACATTTTTATCTTTGTTCTGAACTGCAAGATCAAGTAACATACTGAGGTCAGCTGCCTGTCCTGACCTGGCAATGGAGCCCAGTACATCTTTCTGGTATTCTTCCGGTACCTGGCCTTTCCCGTATAATCTGATCAGTTGCACTACTGCTTCCGGGTTACTTACCGATTTCAAAGCAAAAACCGTTTTCTTTGCATCTCCCAGATAATCAGGATTTGTTTTCAGGCTGGCCAGCCACAAAGGTTCCAGTTCACCTACCGTTTGCCACAGCGCATAGTCCAGGTATTCATCCATTTGCGAATCCAGTACCGTTAAAGCGGTACGCGCGGCTTCGGCCGTTTTCGTTTTCCGGAGTGCAATTACTGCTTCCAAACGAACCTGAGCATGCGGATCTTTTACTGCTTTATTCAGCAGCGCAGGTACATTGGCTATTTTTTTATGCCAGAATTCAAGCGCACGTAAAGCGGAAGAACGCGCATTATGGCTTTCTGCATTGAGCAGACTTAGCAGAAGCGGTTCATTGACCGTATCAAGCGCCTGAAACACCCAAAGAGCTTCCAGTTGATTGTGCTCATAGTTTTTATCCTTTTTATCAAGACCGGCCACCCACTTTTGCAATGCCGGGATTACTTCTTTGGCACCACGTTCTTTCAAAACCTGCCTTGCATTCATCCGGGTCAGGTCTTCCGGTACTTTCAATGATTCCAGCAATTCGTTAACCGGGGCTTTTCCTAATTTTGCTACTTTAATCAATGGACGGTTTTTAGCCGTGATCTTCCAGATCCGTCCATGTTCCTGGTCACGGCGGGGATCAAAAAAGTCTACTTCACCATGCTGGATGATCGGATTATACCAGTCGGCAACGTAAATGGCACCATCCGGGCCAACATTGATATCAACGGGTCGAAATGCAACATTATCCGTCCAGATCAGGTCTTCCATTTGTTTGGAAGCATAGCCGCTTCCCTGTTCTTCGAGTTTGAAACTATTGACCCTGTTTGCACGAAAATCATTGGTGATCATTCTTCCCTGCCATGCATCCGGTAAATGCCTTCCCGAAACCACATCCAGTCCGCTGTGTTTGGGCTGTCCCGGGTTCAAACCACGTATAATTCTTTCAACGCCCTGGGCAGCTGCAAATGCAGAACCAGGAAAAGCATAATTAATTCCTTCGCCACCGGCACCGTCTGTCAGGAATGATTGTCCCCACTGATCAAACTGCAGGCCCCAGAAATTAATCCCGCCTCTGGCATATACATTCATTTCAAGCGTTTTAGGATTCAGTTGCCATACACCGCCGCCTTCCAGCCGTTTGGTGCC from Dyadobacter sp. NIV53 carries:
- a CDS encoding PVC-type heme-binding CxxCH protein, encoding MKASKLLYGVIILPLILLMTSSVKTENKKEDPDPDVQKELASFKVADGFEVTLWAAEPLVAKPIQMNWDADGRLWVVSSTAYPHLKTGEVANDKIFVIEDTDGDGKADKTTIFAEGLTTPTGILPGDGGVYVANSTEILHFSDTDGDGKADKKRRILNGFGTGDAHHLIHTFRWGPEGHLYFNQSIYIFSHVETPFGTKRLEGGGVWQLNPKTLEMNVYARGGINFWGLQFDQWGQSFLTDGAGGEGINYAFPGSAFAAAQGVERIIRGLNPGQPKHSGLDVVSGRHLPDAWQGRMITNDFRANRVNSFKLEEQGSGYASKQMEDLIWTDNVAFRPVDINVGPDGAIYVADWYNPIIQHGEVDFFDPRRDQEHGRIWKITAKNRPLIKVAKLGKAPVNELLESLKVPEDLTRMNARQVLKERGAKEVIPALQKWVAGLDKKDKNYEHNQLEALWVFQALDTVNEPLLLSLLNAESHNARSSALRALEFWHKKIANVPALLNKAVKDPHAQVRLEAVIALRKTKTAEAARTALTVLDSQMDEYLDYALWQTVGELEPLWLASLKTNPDYLGDAKKTVFALKSVSNPEAVVQLIRLYGKGQVPEEYQKDVLGSIARSGQAADLSMLLDLAVQNKDKNVVAQLAALEDAARQRKVKPDKNPERIADFIGNDDEAISLSAIRLAGLWQLEQLQDRITGLVQTGTLNTKKAALGALVSIDKDKATKLLTDLSGPKNTPEVRIIATAQLAAINPAEAARIGTDLMRTLPETDMSEIFMAFIPSNPAAAVLAEAIAAKKIPEAAAKTGRQLVRSRAGWTRQRIDEIIALNNALEASGGTLPVQKMPQELNDNQIAGLAKMVSEKADPEKGELIFRRADVSCTTCHAIGGAGGRIGPDLSSLGTSSPAETIIRSILYPSASIKEGYDLKRVVKKDGSEMMGYLASDGASDIVIRDVTGKEVSIAKSQVELMEKVPGSLMPPGLTAGLDQQEFVDLIGFLSKMGESGKFRVSNTRFVRRWNTAEGSKELTKKIAAEGQAYIIKDKVKIAFQPVYSKVSGDLPINELPVIEAGAGKKYSFIKFEIEVLTKGNVNLAFNSTAGITAWIGVKPLKLSDRGAVADLPQGIQVITLAVDRSVFKDGALNVQLLDAESGAAQTRLVMGK